DNA from Pseudomonas mendocina:
CGCTCACGCCGGTCAGCACCGCTCCAAGGATGTCAGCCTGCTGCGTCAGGGCGATATCAACATCGTGCTCAATGCTGAACCTTATTCTTTCGCGCACAACTTCTTCGCGTCCCATGGCCCGTCACTGTGCGCCACGGCATTGCGGGTGAAAGATGGCGCCGATGCGTTGCAGCGTGCCTGCGATTATCGCGGCCAGCCCTATCGTGGCCTGGTCGGCCCGAACGAGCGCGAGGTGCCCGCCGTACGCGCTCCGGACGGCAGTCTGATTTACCTGGTGGAGCAGGCCGGCGAGGGCCAGACCATCTATGACACCGACTTCAGCCTGAACCCGGCCGCTACGGCCACGGGTAGCCTGCAGCGCATCGACCACATGGCCCTGGCATTGCCGGCCGACTCGCTGGACAGCTGGGTGCTGTTCTACAAGAGCCTGCTGGACTTCGAGGCCGACGACGAAGTGGTGCTGCCCGACCCCTACGGCCTGGTGAAAAGTCGCGCGATCCGTAGCCGTTGCAGCTCGATCCGCCTGCCGCTGAACATCTCGGAGAACCGCAACACGGCCATTGCCCATGCGCTGTCCAGCTATCAAGGCTCCGGCGTGCACCACATCGCGTTTTCCTGCGAGGACATCTTCGCCGAAGTGGCGCGGGCCAAGGAAGCTGGTGTACCGCTGCTGGAAATCCCGCTGAACTATTACGACGACCTGGCGGCACGCTTCGATTTCGACGACGAGTTCCTCAGCGAGCTGGCCTATTACAACGTGTTGTACGACCGTGACGCCCAGGGCGGCGAGCTGTTCCACGTCTACACCGAGCCGTTCGAGGAGCGCTTCTTCTTCGAAATCATTCAGCGCAAGAATGGTTATGTCGGCTACGGCGCGGCCAACGTCGCGGTGCGCCTGGCGGCCATGGCCAAGGCGCGCACTGGTTCGGTGAAGAAGCCGAGACTCTGACCGTGAGGCGGCGGTGCCCCGACAGGGCGCCGCTGCCCAGAGGCTGTACGGCCTGCCATAATTCGTTCCATCCATACCTATAAAAAAGATCATTGCCGTATGACTGAAGCAGCCGTAGGCATTGCCTCCGCTCCCCCAGAAGCGGTGCGCAAGGCGCGCAAGAACAACCCTGAAAAGACCCGCGAGAGCATTCTCCAGGCCGCTATCACCGAGTTCGTCCAGCAGGGCCTCTCGGGCGCGCGGGTGGATGCCATTGCCGAGCGTACCGCGACCTCGAAGCGGATGATCTATTACTACTTCGGGAGCAAGGAACAGCTCTATCTCGAAGTCCTGATCAAGCTTTACGGCGATATTCGCGGCACCGAGAGCCGGCTCGATCTGGCTTCGCTGCCTCCGGCCCTGGCGATCCGTCGGCTGGTGGAATTCACCTTCGACCACCATGACCGCAACGTCGACTTCGTGCGCATCGTCAGCATCGAGAACATCCACTACGGCGAGTACGTCAAACAGTCGCCAGCCATCCGCCAGATGAGCAACGTGGTGCTCGACACCCTCGGCAAGACCATTCGCCGCGGCGAGGAAGAAGGCGTGTTTCGCGCCAATATCGATGTGCTGGACGTGCATCTGCTGATGAGCTCGTTCTGTTTCTACCGCGTATCGAACCGGCATACCTTCGGGCATATCTTTGCCATCGATTTTCAGGATGATGAGACCAAAAGGCGGCACAAGGAGATGATCTGCGAGGCCGTGCTTCGGTTCGTGCAGCGTTAGTTCGCGCTTCTCCACGAAAGCCCCTGATACCTCGGTGTCAGGGGCTTTTTCATGGCTCAGGGCTGTGCGATACCGACCGACTCCGGCGAGATGGCCACGGCCTTGGCCTTGTACATCGACCAGGTGGTGACCGACTGCCAGCGCTTGAGGAAGGCGTCAGCTTCGGCGCCGTGGATATTCAGGGGCTTGGCGCCGAAATTCTTCAGGAACGCCTGGTAGTCATCGCTTGCCACCGCATTGGCGTAAGCCTTGACCAGCGTCTGCTTGATTTCGTCCGGGGTGTCC
Protein-coding regions in this window:
- a CDS encoding TetR/AcrR family transcriptional regulator, which translates into the protein MTEAAVGIASAPPEAVRKARKNNPEKTRESILQAAITEFVQQGLSGARVDAIAERTATSKRMIYYYFGSKEQLYLEVLIKLYGDIRGTESRLDLASLPPALAIRRLVEFTFDHHDRNVDFVRIVSIENIHYGEYVKQSPAIRQMSNVVLDTLGKTIRRGEEEGVFRANIDVLDVHLLMSSFCFYRVSNRHTFGHIFAIDFQDDETKRRHKEMICEAVLRFVQR